The DNA sequence AACCATTTACTGCTAGAGAATGATTTTACTTACCCCTAATAATCATCTTATATcattttgtttatttgtttgtttccgTTGCCGTTTGTAATTGAGTTATTTTATGCATATATATGAATGCCGGCTTTTTAATGACCTATTTTCTGTTATTCTCTATATACAGGTCAGCTCCAGCATggaaatattatattatattcttTCCTAGTAACTATTATGGTGGATATCTCAAAGTTCACTAATATTTGGTGGAGtgatattttactattttgtattttttaccAATTAATTTTATTCCTTATTAGTTTCTAGTTCTAGCATACTGTTAAAGCATAGGATATTTCACTTCAGCAACTTCATTGTTCATAggatcattaaaaaaaaatgaagaagtgGTATGGCAGGATTGTGATAGCATCATTGTTCATGTTGTTCATGGTTCTGCTCCTTAGATACAGTTTCATGAAATATCCTAACAGGACAACATATCTCACTCTAGTTCCTGTTTCTTTGAACAACAAAACTGATCCTATAAAGTGGATTGATCCTATGGTTTCACCTGTTCAGAGTCCAAACAATGATTCTCAAGTTGTTCCTTCAGACATTGTAGTATCTAGCCTCTTTTCCATGAAGAATTTCACCAAACAAGAGCAACAAACTATGCAGACATGGAACAAGTTAAAACACTTGCTTGATCATACTAAGGGATTGCCTAATGCTGTGGAAGCTGTTAAAGAAGCTAGAGGTGCATGGAATAGTCTTGTTTGCTTAATAGAAGAACAAAGGGAAGGTTATAGGAATGAGAGTTTAAGATTGAAGGAGAAACAATGTCCTTATTTTCTTAACAATATGAATTCCACAGAACTTGGTAGTGGTAGTTACAAGCTGAGGTTTCCATGTGGCCTCACACAAGGTTCTTCCATATCTGTTATTGGTGTTCCCAAAGGGCTACTAGGCGATTTTCGGATCGACTTGACTGGAGAACCCCTTGCCGGAGAACCTGATCCTCCAATTGTTTTGCATTACAATGTTAGGCTCCATGGCGATAAGATCACCCAAGATCCTGTGATTGTTCAGAATACTTGGACAAAAGATCAAGATTGGGGTGCAGAGGAGCGTTGCCCTTCTCCTGCTCCTGAAAATGCTAAAAAAGGTGAGGAAAAAATGCTATATTCTTGTTATCTGTTTCAACATCACTatgaattaattataatttaattaaacacTTCCTCGTGATTATGTTATTGATTATTGGAAGTTTGATCCCCCAATGAATGACTACTACTGGTTTGGTTATTATCTCAGAAAAACACGTCTGATTGAAGAGCACAAACAAATTTCTAAATTTCTGAGACTTAGACACAAGTTTTCTATCTTAATCTTGTTATTGCCTTGATGTCTTTGTTTTTTATGTCCTAAAACACTTACCAAACACAGCCTTGTCGAAATAATGAAGAACTTGTTTCATTAATCATTATTACTCTTTGTTTTGTCAGTTGATGAGTTGGAGCAGTGCAATAAGATTGTGGGAAAGAACATGGAGGGCAATGGCATGCAGTCCCACACTTCTAGGAAACTTTCAGCACCAAAAGAGGAAcaattgaaaaacagaaaatattttccttttaagCAAGGCGATCCATTTGTTGCAACTATTAGAGTTGGATCAGAGGGAATCCAAATGACTGTTGATGGAAAACACATAACTTCATTCGCTTTTCGCCAAGTACTTCCTTTGACTCTTACCTTATTCTCAAATTAAGCATTGAAGCCTTGTATGATTGACTAACATAGTTTCAGACTTTGGAGCCATGGCTTGTGAGTGAGATGAGAATCTCAGGAGATGTTGAGTTAATTTCTGTCCTTGCCAGTGGTCTTCCTACATCAGAGGATTCAGAGCATATTGCTGATATAGAATCACTGAAATCTACTCCTATATCTGCCAATACCCCATTGGATCTCTTCATTGGTGTTTTCTCTACAGCTAACAATTTTGAGCGTAGGATGGCTGTTAGAAGAACATGGATGCAGTACAATGCAATTCGAACCAATCAAACCGCGGCTGTGCGCTTCTTCGTTGGTTTGGTAGGCACTACTACTAATATACTTCTCCTTCTGtttcaaaaaattaatgtaTCTAACATACATATAATATGCCTTTTATACAGCATAAGAACCAAATTGTAAATGAAGAATTGTGGAAAGAATCACAAACCTATGGTGACATTCAGCTAATGCCATTTGTTGACTACTATAGCATCATCTCATGGAAAACTTTAGCAATCTGCATTTTTGGGGTAATGTTTTGTTCTTTCCTTCAACTTGGATATTCCTTCATTCCTGTCTGTGCCTTACAATCAGGCTCTTGTCTTTGACAGACAGAGATTGTTTCAGCAAGGTTTGTGATGAAGACAGACGATGATTCATTTGTTCGTGTGGATCAAGTTCTGGACAATTTGTATCGGATCAATGTGGATCATGGCTTGCTGTATGGACTCATCAATTCAGATTCTCGACCTCATCGAAGTGCTGATAGTAAATGGTACATCAGCCGGGAGGTAGAGACATACAAAACTGCTCTTCATTAAGAATGTTGTGACGGTGTTTTACACTAACAAGTTTGTTTTTAAGGAATGGAGTGAAGAAACATATCCTCCATGGGCACACGGTCCGGGGTATGTGGTCTCACATGACATAGCAAGCATGGTGTACAAGAAATACACGCAAGGCCAATTAAAGGTAatccataataataataattataacatAAAGTGTGTTATGAATATAAACATTTATATTATATGCGGGAAACAGATGTTCAAATTAGAAGACGTGGCAATGGGAATATGGATATCAGAGATGAAGAAGGGAGGGCTAGAAGTTCGGTACGAGAAAGAAAGCAGAGTCTATAATGTGGGTTGCAAGGATGGCTACGTGGTTGCACATTACCAAGATCCTAGGCAGATGCTTTGTTTGTGGCAGAAACTTGAGCTTCGTCAAGGTCCAAAATGCTGTGCTAATCGTAGAAGAAGATGACTAATGGGATTTATGAGAGGGAGGtttcttttcttattattattatttctcaTGTTATTTCCAACTCGGTAGGTCATCACTAATCCATTGCAGAATAGATCGTTATATGtacaataaaatatttaaatttcagaTACTTATTTAAGTAGATATataactaaaacaaaaaaaattgtatagagttttaatgaaaaatatgtaaaaatttCAATAGTTAGttcatattttttgaaaataatatagTATATAgcgaataaataaataaataaaaaataaatttaaaaaattctacaACTGAACACTCACCATTATTGTTAGAACATGGATATGTCTCACTAGATTTATACTGAGGCCCTATCAAGAGCGGGTATGTGTACTAATTGAGGTAAAGATACTTCGACCATGTTACAAATTTTGGCAAATGTTGAAGAAAGCATCTCGCTGAAAGCATGAAAATTAGCATGACCACTGCGGCCAATGTAGCCTGTAGCCAGAGATTTCATAGCCATCACGATGCCGTCGATGGCAAGGGCAATCCCTTGCAAGATTAACACGTGGAAGtaaattttaagaatattatgactgtaaaaaattacaaactctcacttataagaaaaaaattataacaatttACAATTGTTTATCAGAAATGCTTTTCATTCAATTGATTTCACTAATAAGTTCAATTAAGtgatttaaaatcttttttttctgtGTTTTCGTCTAAttattgtctttttttttagattttcgttattttctttagttttgttgtattttcttcgaattttattttctctcttcaaatttttgatttgtatttattattttttttgaaattgaacaATGTAATTAATATCGTTTAGGTTTTGCGTATTTTAAAACAATGAATGAtttaagtttaaattaattgaaTAAGGGTGACTTAGATTATTCTTCTGAATCGAATCAAGTGAACGATGTTTGGATCgttcttaattttatctattCTTATTCttcaacaattttaaaattaaatggaATCTAATACAATTGAATAAAGtgataatgaataattttatttttcttcgcTAAAATTCGTGttgtttatgaatttgaatttggatAGAATGGAGAAATTTCTAAATTTATAGAATGCACAGTTTTCGGTTCATTTGTTATTACACGATGGTGTTGTTATAATACTATTTGTTAGTGGGTCCCCAACCAAGTGGGGCCCACAagctttaaaaaaaaacaagaagtgGCATATAGCCACGAGGAAGTGAGAGACAAAAGGCTTCTTTCaatttgaaagaaagaaagcaagacGCAGCGGCGTAGGAGAAGAGAAAATTTGGGGGAAAATAGCATGTCAACCTTGATCACATTGACTTGGTAAACTTGCTCTATTTCTtatgaaattttagtatgttatttcTGGTGTAGAGATGAACATTAGGATATAACTTGCTAGTTGTATTGCCTTCTCTTTTGCCTGATTTGAGATACCCACTTTTGTGGAGGGTTTATGTTGATTCCATCAATTTTAAtgatgtattttgttgattgttgagatgCCCTAGTGTTACTAGGAAGACTGTTTGTGTACCCATTATTCTGATAGTGGAAGATTTTTCTGGACTAGGTTCCGTGGGttttttgtccctcttttgGGGGTTTTCCCACGTTAAAATTTTGGTGtctgattatttaatttctgtCATTATATTTGCTGTTTGGAGTATCTTTGTTGTTGCCCATTTAATTGCACAGGTTgtggaaaaattatttttggtacTTCCGCTGTTAGACAGGTTCTTGTTTTAAAATCTGTGTTGAGTTTTTCCCAacaaagtggtatcagagctttgGTTGGTTATCTCTGTGCTGATTAAATGGAGGAAAATACTCATGGACCGAATATGGTTAAATTGAATTcccaaaattattcaatttggAAGACCTTCATGGAAGATATGTTGTATAGCAAGGACTTGTATGATCCTGTGGAGGGAGATAAATCCAAAGGTACTAAATCCGATGCTGAATGGAAGAAGCTGAATCGGAAGGCAGTTACTTTGATTAGGCAATGGCTTGATCTTAGCGTGTATCCACATGTTGACACCGAAACGAATGCCGAGAAGATGTGGAAGAAATTGAAGGAGTTATATGAGAGAAAGAATGTGCAAAACAAAGCATTCTTAATTAGGAAGCTTGTCAATATGAAGTATGTTGAAGGTAAATCAATGCCGGAGTACTTGAACATTTTTCAGGAGACACTGAACCAACTGACAAATAATGAAATCACTTTGAATGATGAGTTGCAAGCCTTGTTGTTGTTGAGCTCTTTACCTGATAGTTGGAAAGTTCTGGTTGTGACACTGACTAACTCAGCTCCAAAAAGAAAGTTGACGTTAGCAATGGTTAAAGAGAGCATGTTGAATGAAGAAGGCAGAAGAAGAGAGCGAGGTTTGACTAACGCCTCCTCCCAGTCAGAAGCACTTGTTTCAGAGTCACAGGGGAGAAGTCAAAGTAGAAAACCTCACAGTTCTGACAGGTCAGAGAGTCGAAGCAAGTCAAGAGGAAAGTACAAGCCAAGAAAGGAGTTCATTTGTCACCATTGTGGCAAGCCGGGGCATATCAAGAGGTATTGTAGGTTCTTGAAAAGAGAACAATTAAGGGGAAGAAACGAAGACAAAGGTAAAGATAGTGATAAAGAAACTGCTGCTATTGTTTATGAAGATGTTCTTATCACATATGATGAAAATTATGTGAATCTTGTTTGTGATGATTCCACTTGGATTATGGACTCTGGTGCCTCATGTCATGTCACTCCGAAGCGTGAATTTTTCACTTCCTATACTGCTGAAAATTTTGGCAAGATCAAATTGGGAGATAAAGGAGTGTGTGATATCATTGGTATGGGTGATATGTGGCTTGAAACTAACATGGGATGCAAGTTGCAGTTGAAGAATGTTAGGCATGCGCCAGATATGCGGTTCAATCTCATTTCAGTGAAGGCATTGGATCAAGAAGGGTATTGCACTTCCTTTGGTAGTGGAAAATGCAAGATTACCAAAGGGGATCTCATTGTTACTAGAGAAGACAATAGTTGCACTACTCTCTACCGGTTGCAAGCAAAGTTGTGCAAAGAAGATGTGAATGTAGCTGATGGTTCCTCTTCTGATTTGTGGCATATACGTCTTGGTCACTTGAGCGAGAAAGGACTAAGCGTCTTGGCTAAGAAGCACTCACTTCCAGTGAAAGGTACAACTTTAAATACTTGCACTCATTGTTTTGTTGGAAAGCATGCTAGAGTATCATTTCATAATTCTGGACCTCATAGAAGATCACATGTTCTAGATTTAGTTCACACTGATGTTTGCACTATGGATGCTAAGACACTAGGTGGTGCAtcatattttgttaattttattgatgattattctcGAAAAGTGTGGGCTTTTGTTTTGAAATCTAAAGAGGTGCTCGGTATCTTCAAACACTTTCATACAAGTGTTGAAAGAGAAACAGGAAGAAAATTGAAATGTGTTCGAGCAGATAATGGTGGTGAATACAGGGGTCCGTTTGAAGAGTATTGTAAAGGACATGGGATCAAGCTTGAGAAGACGGTTTCTAAGACTCCTCAACATAATGGAGTTGCAGAGAGAATGAATCGCACTATCAATGATAGAGTCAGGTGTATGCTCTCTCATGCAAAGTTGCCTAAATCCTTTTGGGGTGAAGCAATGAGGACTGCAGTAGATTTGATCAACCTTTCTCCTTCTGTTCCACTAAATGGTGATGTTCCAGAGAAAGTTTAGAGAGGAAAAGATGTCTCCTATAGTCACTTGCGAGTGTTTGGCTGCAGGGCTTTTGTTCACATTCCAAGAGATAAAAGGTCTAAACTTGATGGGAAGTCAAAGCAGTGTATCTTCATGGGTTATGGTCACGAAGACTTTGGTTATAGATTATGGGATCCGGTGAGCAAGAAGATAACTAGAAGCCGAGATGTGATTTTTCTTGAAGACCAAACTATTGAAGATCTTGAGAAGACAGATAAGCCAACAGTAACTGTTAGACGTTCTGTTGATGATGAACCTGGTCCTTCCACTAGACCTCCTGTTGATGGGGGAGATGTACAAGTTGATAATGTTGGTGATAATTTGCATGATGAACCTACACCTCAACCTGAGGTGCCAGATGTTGAAGTTCTACCTGAACTACCAGTTGAGCCTGAATTGAGAAGATCTACTAGAGAGCGTCATCCTTCTCAGAAATACTCTCCTCATGAGTATGTGATGAACACTGAGACTGGGGAGCCAGAGAGCTACCAGGAAGCTATGTCTGATAAGCATAAAGAAGATTGGTTGAAGGCCatgcaagaagaaatgaaattcTTGCATGAGAATCAtacttttgaattggtgaagttGCCGAAGGGTAAGAGAGCATTCAAGAATAAATTGGTGTTCAAGTTGAAAGCGGATGAAAATGTCTCACGGCCAAGGTACAAAGCTCGATTGGTTGTGAAAGGCTTTGAGCAAAAGAAAGGTATTGATTTTGAGGAGATTTTCTCTCCAATTGTGAAGATGTCCTCTATTCGAGTTGTGCTTGGATTGGCGGCTAGCTTGAATTTAGAGGTTGAGCAGCTTGATGTGAAGACTGCATTCCTTCACGGTGACATAGATAAAGAAATTTATATGGAGCAACCAGAGGGTTTCGAGGTTAAAGGAAAGGAGCATCTTGTATGCAAGTTGAAGAAGAGCTTATATGGGCTAAAGCAAGCGCCAAGGCAGTGGTATACGAAGTTTGATTCCTTCATGGAAGGTCATGGGTATAGTAAGACTTCTTCTGATCATTGTGTCTATGTTAAGAAATTCTCCGATGGTGATTTTATAATTCTCTTgctttatgttgatgacatgttGATTGTTGGTCATGATACCAAGAAGATTGAAAATCTTAAGAAAGACTTGAACAGATCCTTTGCTATGAAGGATTTGGGTCCTGCAAAGAAAATCCTTGGCATGAGTATCACTCGTGACAGGAAGAATGGGAAACTATGGTTGTCGCAGCAAAAGTACATTGAGAAGGTTTTAGAGAGGTTTAGCATGAGTAATTCCAAACCTGTTAGTACTCCACTTGCTAGTCATTTCAAGCTGAGTTCGCAGCAATGTCCTATaagtgagaaagagaaagcggaaatgaagaagattccaTATGCATCTGCAGTTGGCAGTTTGATGTATATTATGGTTTGCACCAGGCCAGATATTGCTCATGCTGTTGGAGTTGTTAGTCGGTTTCTCTCTAATCCTGGCAAGAAACACTGACAAGCAGTGAAGTGGATTCTCAGATACCTTAATGGTATTTCCAGAGTTTGTTTATGCTTTGGGAGTGGCCAACCTGTGTTGGATGGTTACACAGATGTAGATATGGCTGGGGATCTTGATTCAAGGAAGTATACTTCTGGTTATATGATGACTTTTGCAGGGGGAGCTGTGTCGTGGCAATCTCGACTTCAGAAATGTGTTGCTTTGTCTACTACAGAGACAGAATACATTGCTGTTGTTGAAGCTTCTAAGGAACTCTTGTGGATGAAGAAATTTCTACAAGAGTTAGGCATCAATCAAGAGAAATTTGTGTTGTTTTGTGACAGCCAGAGTGCTATCCATCTCAGCAAGAATTCGACGTTTCATTCCAGATCGAAGCACATAGAGGTGAGGTATCATTGGATACGTCAAGTGCTTGAGATGAAGTCATATGTACTTGAGAAGATCCATACAGATGATAATGGTTCAGATATAATGACTAAGAGTTTACCTGCAGTGAAGTTTGATTCCTGCAAAGAGAAGGCGGGCTTGGTGGAGCATCCTATCCCCACTTGAGTTGGTGAGGGGGAGATTTGTTAGTGGGTCCCCAACCAAGTGGGGCCCACaagctttaaaaaaaaaacaagaagtgGCATATAGCCACGAGGAAGTGAGAGACAGAAGGCTTCTTTCaatttgaaagaaagaaagcaagacGCAGCAGCGTAGGAGAAGAGAAAATTTGGGGGAAAAAGGCATGTAAACCTTGATCACATTGACTTGGTAAACTTGCTCTATTTCTTATGAAATTTTAATATGTTATTCCTGGTGTAGAGATGAACATTAGGATATAACTTGCTAGTTGTATTGCCTTCTCTTTTGCCTGATTTGAGATATCCACTTTTGTGGAGGGTTTATGTTGATTCCATTAATTTTGAtgatgtattttgttgattgttgagatgCCCTAGTGTTACTAGGAAGACTGTTTGTGTACCCATTATTCTGATGGTGGAAGATTTTTCTGGACTAGGTCCCGTAGGTttttttgtccctcttttgGGGGTTTTCTCACATTAAAATTCTGGTAtctgattatttaatttctgccattATATTTGCTGTTTGGAGTATCTTTGGTGTTGCCTATTTAATTGCACAGGTTGTgggaaaattatttttggtacTTCCGCTGTTAGACAGGTTCTTGTTTTAAAATCTGTGTTGAGTTTTTCCCAACACTATTTTGGTATATTTGTAGTTCAGGAGTGTTGTCGATGAACAATTTATCCCAAAGATTGGGATGACTTACAAGACAAATTGAATGGAATAgaatctaatgcaattgaatAAAGTGATATCTTTTTTACTAAATCAATGTGGATTTTAAATTTGGATATAATGTATGAGTTTCTGAATTTATAAAATACACAATTTTCGGTTCATTTATTATTACACAATGGTGttgttataataatatttcggttcatttgtaGTCCAGCTGTGTTGTCTATGAACAATTTGTCCCAAAGGTTAGGATGACTTTTAAGACAAATTGAATGGAATGAAATAGAATGgaatctaatgcaattgaataaagcgataatgaataattttattttttcttgctAAAATCAGTGttgtttatgaatttgaatttgaatagaACGCAGGAGTTTCTCAATTTATAGAATGTACAATTTTCGATTCATTTGTTATTACACAATAATAttgttataataatatttcTCATAGCGCATCTCCAAGAATCCTTTATAGAGTTCGAAGGAAAGTATCAATTCCCTCGAGAGCTTGTGTGAGATATTAAATGATGGGATATCTTTCTCTCGAGAGCTTGTGCACCAAATCTCATTTATTCGACAATATCTTTCTTCTCATTGAGCATCTCAAATCGTGAACTTTCTgctagaatttaaaaaattatattatatgatatatttataatacaaaaataGACTTAATTTAATGTGTATATGCTTACATCATAGTGGCTTCTCTTTTTTTGGGATGGTCTTCTTTGTTATTTTGCTggaaggaataaaaaatttgtcaaTACTTAACAGCAGCATCAAGTGAACCTTAgttaattcacaaatgaattgaaattagttcagatttgaacaagcagtcaaaaagactcaatcatcaacaaaaacacatcGAATTCATTTTTGGATCCaatgaaattttaaataaattaagaaatgaaccgaaattatttaatgatggcaccaaaaaaaattagaacgAATAAAGATATTAGCGAAATGTTGCAAGGGAAAAAAACCTTTATATCCTAACATTCATTAAAGAATAGAACAAAAATAGTTACAAAGTACTAAACATTTTCCTTGACAAAACACAATTAGAGTAATGACTAACGAGTGATAAGAAAATCACAACCAACACATATTTCATAAGGGTAACTGCATCTGATTATAAATTATTCAAGTGTATACAGCTGATAAATATCAGAATTATAACCAACTAAATAAATTCAGCAAATTCAAGCAAAACAAAACTAAACAAATctcaattaaactaaaaaatgaacTGAAATTACTTAATGAAATCTTTTGCCGTTGAACCTTTTAGATGGTGGATCAATTATTCAGTTAAGCTCTAGCCTTTATCATGCACAGGATATGAATTATCCTGGAGAGAATATGACGTATATGATAGAAGTTTTGGTGTTTAGTAAAATAAATcggtttatttatgttttactcatataatatttttctctttGATAAAAATGaggattaattttttatttgtgttatGTTTTATTGAATagtcactttttatttttttaaattagttttgtAATTGTGTTGTGGTAAACAGTTTAGGTGtttattagaataaattttagtttatttgtGTCTAAATTTCAGTTTATTTGTGTTTTTGTCATTGTTGAGGTTCAATTAAGATGCAGCACTTACAGTTTCATTCGATGTCTTAGTTAcagagaaaaataagaaaaattgaaTCAGAGAAATTTAATCTACTAAATAAACGAACTCAATCTACTAAAACCTAAACCAAATtagtaaaaatacaaaaaatacgAAAGAGAAAACTGAACATAATTAACAAGTAATTTTATCAGTACTTTGagaaatttttgttatttttttctgtGTTTTTTGTTGATGATCTCAAATGCAgtattgaatttttttgtaatttttgtagagaatttaaaatatttttgagaaatttaaaaaaaatttaaaatttttggttACGATTTTGAGTATGAGAtatgaatgattttttttatattaaagtGCAAAACGAGAAATAATATTTGTTTAAAGTTTCAAATGCGCATTATATGCTCTTTTAATAAGagtaatttttgttattattaaacCTATTTAAGTAAACTTAAATGATAATAAGATTTGAATGTGTagcaaatctttttttaataaatattttttatatggtTATAAAATATAACACGCACTTACTAAATATGTATTAAAGTATTACACTCCCTAACTCGCTTAGTTACACTCTCTCACT is a window from the Arachis stenosperma cultivar V10309 chromosome 3, arast.V10309.gnm1.PFL2, whole genome shotgun sequence genome containing:
- the LOC130969312 gene encoding beta-1,3-galactosyltransferase GALT1-like isoform X1; this translates as MKKWYGRIVIASLFMLFMVLLLRYSFMKYPNRTTYLTLVPVSLNNKTDPIKWIDPMVSPVQSPNNDSQVVPSDIVVSSLFSMKNFTKQEQQTMQTWNKLKHLLDHTKGLPNAVEAVKEARGAWNSLVCLIEEQREGYRNESLRLKEKQCPYFLNNMNSTELGSGSYKLRFPCGLTQGSSISVIGVPKGLLGDFRIDLTGEPLAGEPDPPIVLHYNVRLHGDKITQDPVIVQNTWTKDQDWGAEERCPSPAPENAKKVDELEQCNKIVGKNMEGNGMQSHTSRKLSAPKEEQLKNRKYFPFKQGDPFVATIRVGSEGIQMTVDGKHITSFAFRQTLEPWLVSEMRISGDVELISVLASGLPTSEDSEHIADIESLKSTPISANTPLDLFIGVFSTANNFERRMAVRRTWMQYNAIRTNQTAAVRFFVGLHKNQIVNEELWKESQTYGDIQLMPFVDYYSIISWKTLAICIFGTEIVSARFVMKTDDDSFVRVDQVLDNLYRINVDHGLLYGLINSDSRPHRSADSKWYISREEWSEETYPPWAHGPGYVVSHDIASMVYKKYTQGQLKMFKLEDVAMGIWISEMKKGGLEVRYEKESRVYNVGCKDGYVVAHYQDPRQMLCLWQKLELRQGPKCCANRRRR
- the LOC130969312 gene encoding beta-1,3-galactosyltransferase GALT1-like isoform X2 — its product is MKNFTKQEQQTMQTWNKLKHLLDHTKGLPNAVEAVKEARGAWNSLVCLIEEQREGYRNESLRLKEKQCPYFLNNMNSTELGSGSYKLRFPCGLTQGSSISVIGVPKGLLGDFRIDLTGEPLAGEPDPPIVLHYNVRLHGDKITQDPVIVQNTWTKDQDWGAEERCPSPAPENAKKVDELEQCNKIVGKNMEGNGMQSHTSRKLSAPKEEQLKNRKYFPFKQGDPFVATIRVGSEGIQMTVDGKHITSFAFRQTLEPWLVSEMRISGDVELISVLASGLPTSEDSEHIADIESLKSTPISANTPLDLFIGVFSTANNFERRMAVRRTWMQYNAIRTNQTAAVRFFVGLHKNQIVNEELWKESQTYGDIQLMPFVDYYSIISWKTLAICIFGTEIVSARFVMKTDDDSFVRVDQVLDNLYRINVDHGLLYGLINSDSRPHRSADSKWYISREEWSEETYPPWAHGPGYVVSHDIASMVYKKYTQGQLKMFKLEDVAMGIWISEMKKGGLEVRYEKESRVYNVGCKDGYVVAHYQDPRQMLCLWQKLELRQGPKCCANRRRR